Proteins encoded within one genomic window of Triticum aestivum cultivar Chinese Spring chromosome 2D, IWGSC CS RefSeq v2.1, whole genome shotgun sequence:
- the LOC123048303 gene encoding phosphoglycerate mutase-like protein 1, whose amino-acid sequence MEASARTAMYPQHRCKNIYLVRHAQGIHNVEGEKDHSAYMSLALLDAHITPLGWSQVDCLREHVTKCGLDKKIELVIVSPLLRTMQTAVGVFGHGSNTDEASASPLLMVEGAGHSGHKAISSLNCPPFLAVEACRERLGVHPCDRRSSITKYRALFPAIDFSLIENDEDVLWEPEVRETIESVAARGMKFIDWLWTREEKDIAIVTHSSFLDFTLNMYGKECHPAIAEDLSKRFANCELRSMVLVDVSKIGSGTHTCNFSGKIPSGLDMPSDVVDKK is encoded by the exons ATGGAGGCCAGTGCTCGCACTGCTATGTATCCTCAGCACCGCTGCAAAAACATATACCTG GTGAGGCATGCTCAAGGTATTCATAATGTGGAAGGCGAAAAGGATCATAGTGCCTACATGTCGCTTGCGCTGCTTGATGCTCACATTACCCCTTTGGGCTGGAGCCAA GTTGATTGCCTGCGAGAACATGTGACAAAATGTGGACTAGACAAAAAGATTGAGCTGGTCATTGTTTCCCCTCTACTGAG GACTATGCAAACTGCAGTGGGGGTCTTTGGTCATGGGAGCAATACTGATGAAGCAAGTGCATCACCATTATTAATGGTAGAAGGTGCTGGACACAGTGGACATAAGGCTATTTCAAGTTTGAACTGCCCACCATTTCTTGCAGTTGAGGCCTGCAGGGAGCGCTTG GGTGTTCATCCCTGTGACCGGAGGAGCAGCATAACAAAATATCGTGCTCTCTTTCCTGCCATTGATTTTTCCTTG ATAGAAAATGATGAAGATGTTCTTTGGGAACCAGAAGTCAGAGAAACAATTGAATCTGTTGCTGCCAGGGGCATGAAGTTTATTGACTG GTTATGGACAAGAGAAGAAAAAGACATAGCTATTGTCACCCACAGTAGTTTCTTGGATTTCACTTTAAACATGTACGGCAAAGAGTGTCATCCAGCCATAGCAGAGGATCTAAGCAAGCG CTTTGCCAATTGTGAGCTTCGCTCAATGGTGTTGGTCGACGTAAG TAAGATTGGATCAGGAACCCATACATGCAATTTCTCTGGGAAGATACCATCCGGACTTGATATGCCTAGTGATGTCGTGGACAAGAAGTGA